The window CTGTTCTCCCGGCAGCACGGAGATGAACATCTTCTGCCGTTTCTTTTTGGTCATGGGGAACCTCTCGACGAGAAATGTGGGTGTCGGGTCCCGGCGCGCCCCTTAGTCTTCTATGACATGGCCCGTTCCGTGGTAGAATGTCTCCCCCCGGTCATCCCGGCGGGTGACGTCGCCCATTTTTTCCAGGGCTTCCACGGCCAGGCGGACCTTGTCGAGGTCCGCCCCAAGGGCCAGGGCCAGCTGTTCCGCGGTCTGGGGCCTGCGGCTCAGGGAGGCGGTCACGGCAGCGGTCATCCGCTCCATGCTCATCTCCTTGCCGCCTGCGGCCCGCCGCTCCTTGTCGCGGGTTTCCCCGCCTCCGAGCGCCAGGCGCCACCGGCTTAAAACCTCCCCGTCCACGGGGCGGACCCCCTTGACCGTTCCGGGACGGGTCAGCGTGACCACGTCCACCCGGTCGGGGGCAAGCCGTTGGCAGAAAATGCGTAGCCTGCCGAGGTTCTCGTCGGAATCGTTAATTCCTTCGGCAAGCAAAATTTCCAAAAATATCTTTCCGTTGAATTCCTTCCTGAAGGCGAGGAGCCCTTGGGCTACAGCCTCGGGATCAACGGATTTGTCCGGCCGGTTAACCCTGGCGAATTCTTTGCTTACCAGGGAATCCAGGCTGGGCAGGACAACGTCGGCCGCGCAGAGTTCGCGCCGGACTTCGGGGTCGGTCATCAGGCTGGCGTTGGTCAGCACGGCCACGGGAATCCCCGGAAAGAGCCGCTTGGCCCCGAGGATGATCGTTTCCATGTCCGAGTTCAGGCAAGGTTCGCCCAGGCCGCCCAGAGTAATCATGTCGGGCGGCTCCAGCCCTTCTTCCTTCCACAGGGAAAGCTCCTTGAGAATG of the Desulfovibrio sp. Fe33 genome contains:
- a CDS encoding radical SAM protein, with product MAYKYVFGPVMSGRLGRSLGLDLLGDRICSMDCVYCEVGATRDRTCERRVYVPAADILKELSLWKEEGLEPPDMITLGGLGEPCLNSDMETIILGAKRLFPGIPVAVLTNASLMTDPEVRRELCAADVVLPSLDSLVSKEFARVNRPDKSVDPEAVAQGLLAFRKEFNGKIFLEILLAEGINDSDENLGRLRIFCQRLAPDRVDVVTLTRPGTVKGVRPVDGEVLSRWRLALGGGETRDKERRAAGGKEMSMERMTAAVTASLSRRPQTAEQLALALGADLDKVRLAVEALEKMGDVTRRDDRGETFYHGTGHVIED